The Aquiluna sp. KACHI24 genome contains a region encoding:
- a CDS encoding DUF2130 domain-containing protein: protein MTNEIKCPHCGEAFTIDEAGYVDILNQVRTAEFEKELHDRLKEADQLKKSEIALAEAKIEQKLRDEAAKKEAELVQLKAKLDATETEKKLAVQEATSKLERERDEMKAKLDQATLVQEVEINKVSQGKDLVISDLQARLDEAQRYKASLSTKGIGEEFENYCRTEFEKIRATAFPRAYFEKDSQVVENTKGDFVFRDYDENGVEIISIMFEMKNEAEGSKQGQKNESFYDKLDKDRKKKNCEYAVLVTTLEKESELFNSGIVDVSHKHEKMYVIRPQFFISMITTLRNAALRNVRLKAELEAVRAQNVDVTNFEKHLTDFQAYVEGKHKDATKHYEEVIKNIDKTIGDLEKMKENFRLFVRDLQLIDKKAQEVTVSKLTKGNPTMQQKFKELEK from the coding sequence ATGACCAACGAAATTAAATGCCCTCACTGTGGAGAGGCCTTCACTATTGATGAAGCAGGATACGTCGACATCCTGAACCAGGTCAGAACAGCAGAGTTTGAAAAAGAACTGCACGACCGACTGAAGGAAGCCGATCAGCTCAAGAAGTCCGAGATCGCACTGGCGGAGGCAAAGATTGAGCAAAAGCTCAGGGACGAGGCTGCCAAGAAGGAGGCAGAACTGGTCCAACTCAAGGCGAAGCTCGATGCTACCGAGACTGAGAAGAAGCTGGCCGTTCAGGAGGCAACCTCAAAGCTCGAGAGAGAGCGAGATGAGATGAAGGCCAAACTTGACCAGGCAACGCTTGTGCAAGAGGTTGAGATCAACAAGGTCTCACAAGGTAAGGATCTTGTAATCTCCGACCTACAGGCTCGGCTTGATGAGGCCCAGCGTTACAAGGCCTCTCTTTCAACTAAGGGAATTGGTGAAGAGTTCGAGAATTACTGTCGCACAGAGTTCGAGAAGATCAGGGCAACTGCATTCCCTCGCGCCTACTTCGAGAAAGACTCACAAGTTGTCGAGAACACCAAGGGTGACTTCGTGTTCCGAGACTATGACGAGAATGGCGTGGAGATCATCTCCATCATGTTTGAAATGAAGAACGAGGCTGAGGGCAGCAAGCAAGGTCAGAAGAACGAGAGCTTCTACGACAAGCTGGATAAGGACCGCAAGAAGAAGAATTGCGAGTATGCAGTATTAGTCACAACTCTTGAGAAAGAGAGCGAGCTATTTAATTCCGGCATCGTCGACGTCTCTCACAAGCACGAGAAGATGTACGTAATTAGGCCGCAGTTCTTTATCTCGATGATCACCACGCTACGGAATGCGGCCTTGAGAAATGTTCGGTTGAAGGCAGAGCTTGAGGCCGTGCGCGCTCAGAACGTAGATGTCACGAACTTCGAGAAGCACCTAACCGACTTCCAGGCTTATGTTGAAGGCAAGCACAAGGATGCCACCAAGCACTATGAAGAGGTCATCAAGAACATCGACAAAACAATCGGTGATCTTGAGAAGATGAAAGAGAACTTCCGACTCTTCGTTCGCGATCTTCAGCTCATCGACAAGAAAGCCCAGGAGGTAACTGTGTCCAAGTTGACCAAGGGCAATCCAACAATGCAGCAAAAGTTCAAGGAGCTAGAGAAGTAG
- a CDS encoding NUDIX domain-containing protein produces MESSKLVVTVALFTVLEDFNLYTVPTSLVSVGSVSDEKFGMGLFVVTRRTNDVSLASDSERRVLPASEVRPTESIEEAAQRLVREDLGISVPVKLRQERIFDNPERQRGERVISITFWGFANLEDVAPVLGGKEQVGLEMVNSSSFIDRWESEHGLEQYDGVCRFGLRYVPMRERGHDRRLAHEIGTGPILDIDHDEMVFFSWRKLRYAFRGRLDPFRYLQATALPEAFRLSDLKELNDICRGERSQVDQFRRSVLNESSFISESRIREEKQRRPGKPATLYSLQEWANPSSPKSDWGDDGD; encoded by the coding sequence ATGGAATCTTCGAAATTGGTTGTCACGGTCGCGCTATTTACCGTGTTGGAGGACTTCAATCTCTACACAGTTCCAACTTCCCTGGTTTCTGTCGGATCCGTGTCGGACGAAAAGTTCGGCATGGGACTGTTTGTCGTTACCCGTCGGACGAATGACGTATCGCTGGCGTCCGACAGCGAACGCCGAGTGCTTCCTGCGTCAGAGGTTCGTCCGACAGAAAGTATTGAAGAGGCAGCACAACGTTTGGTGCGTGAGGATCTTGGAATCAGCGTGCCTGTAAAGCTCCGCCAGGAGCGGATCTTCGATAACCCAGAGCGTCAACGTGGGGAGAGAGTTATCTCCATCACGTTCTGGGGATTTGCCAACCTCGAAGATGTTGCACCTGTTCTGGGTGGCAAGGAGCAGGTCGGGCTAGAGATGGTGAACAGTAGCTCCTTCATCGATAGATGGGAGAGTGAGCACGGCTTAGAGCAGTATGACGGAGTTTGCAGATTTGGACTTCGGTATGTCCCAATGCGAGAGCGCGGTCACGACCGTCGACTCGCTCACGAGATTGGAACCGGACCTATCTTGGACATCGACCACGATGAGATGGTCTTCTTCTCTTGGCGAAAGCTCCGCTACGCATTCCGTGGCAGGTTAGATCCTTTCCGCTACCTGCAGGCCACCGCCCTTCCTGAGGCATTCAGACTTAGTGACCTGAAAGAACTAAACGACATTTGCCGGGGTGAGCGTTCTCAGGTTGATCAATTCAGACGCAGTGTTCTAAACGAATCAAGCTTTATCTCAGAGTCAAGAATTCGCGAAGAGAAGCAGAGGAGGCCGGGTAAACCGGCGACCCTCTACTCCCTCCAAGAATGGGCTAACCCAAGCTCACCAAAGAGTGACTGGGGTGATGACGGGGACTAG
- a CDS encoding VWA domain-containing protein, which produces MKQTARLEVPRIKAGAAHKIGLLVEVQAPELPSTNLVRNPQAIIFVVDRSGSMGDGRLDLVKNTIGEMVGRLAPTDYLAIVSFDTEIETHVAISPVGTHTPQAIRRELASLEPRGGTNIELGYAAGLMQAGLLPEGIESRIVLLSDGHANSGHQEPEAFARLAANATEHLVRTSAIGIGEGYDERILTSLADAGQGNHFAAVKLDEAVAGLQDEIDGLLERSLKDIEIKVTTNKEIRNFKVKPVGYVRSVENFANGSHTRVGDLSSNESRGYAFLVSLPALRTELGTELAFEIEVSGTNVSNEQRVTQRSELKLEISEAVGFVNPPKDEEVSAEILAYRLAEIKKAAAEAAYRGDMVGAKRIIQQAQIDIEVVIRNIDRLSPRLRSRILSERDELNEILNYRPVEFSKRVQESSIRSARSKNDPRKGRQ; this is translated from the coding sequence ATGAAGCAGACCGCCCGTTTAGAGGTACCTCGCATCAAAGCTGGTGCCGCACACAAGATCGGACTACTAGTTGAGGTTCAAGCTCCCGAGCTTCCTTCAACCAACCTGGTCCGTAACCCTCAAGCCATCATCTTTGTTGTCGATAGGTCTGGATCAATGGGCGATGGCCGATTGGACCTAGTCAAGAACACCATTGGCGAGATGGTTGGGCGACTAGCGCCAACCGACTACTTGGCTATCGTTTCCTTCGACACAGAGATTGAGACTCATGTCGCTATTTCTCCCGTCGGCACCCACACGCCTCAGGCGATTAGGCGTGAGCTGGCATCGCTTGAGCCTCGCGGCGGAACCAACATAGAGCTCGGCTATGCAGCTGGACTTATGCAGGCAGGCCTCTTGCCAGAGGGCATCGAATCGAGAATTGTCCTTCTATCCGATGGACATGCCAACAGCGGTCACCAGGAGCCTGAGGCGTTTGCGCGCCTTGCAGCCAATGCGACCGAACACCTGGTCCGAACTTCTGCCATCGGAATCGGCGAAGGTTACGACGAGCGCATTCTTACATCGCTGGCTGACGCTGGGCAGGGAAACCACTTCGCTGCAGTAAAGCTGGATGAGGCAGTTGCCGGTCTGCAGGATGAGATCGATGGACTGCTCGAGCGCTCACTCAAAGACATTGAGATTAAAGTGACCACCAACAAAGAGATTCGAAACTTCAAGGTTAAGCCAGTCGGCTATGTAAGAAGTGTCGAGAACTTCGCAAATGGATCTCACACCAGAGTCGGAGACCTATCCTCCAACGAATCAAGAGGTTACGCATTCTTGGTTTCGCTGCCGGCACTCAGAACTGAACTCGGTACCGAACTGGCTTTTGAAATTGAGGTCTCGGGGACCAATGTCTCAAACGAGCAGAGAGTGACGCAGCGGTCGGAGTTGAAACTGGAGATTTCCGAGGCTGTTGGCTTTGTAAACCCACCAAAGGATGAGGAAGTCAGTGCAGAGATCCTGGCCTATCGCCTAGCGGAGATCAAGAAGGCTGCTGCTGAGGCTGCCTACCGAGGTGACATGGTCGGCGCGAAGCGAATCATTCAGCAGGCGCAGATCGACATTGAAGTGGTGATCAGAAACATTGATCGACTCTCACCAAGATTGCGTTCCCGCATTCTCTCTGAGCGTGACGAGCTAAATGAGATCCTCAACTATCGACCAGTTGAGTTCTCCAAGCGCGTCCAAGAGTCAAGCATTCGCTCGGCTCGCTCAAAGAACGACCCAAGAAAGGGCCGTCAGTAA